A window of Natrinema versiforme contains these coding sequences:
- a CDS encoding uracil-DNA glycosylase family protein: MDEECTNCPALCETRTQVVHGYGDVGADFLFVGERPTARADETGIPFAGEGGSDGDGGLRRMLERLGLCDVTAPAQEPELENVYLTNLTRCRDPDRQPTDEEIGNCEPYLSAEIRMINPEILVPVGERALTELGVEYTTTPVEDLALPDDHAERIRGRGFELVPMIEPREQTDDQTQAWLEAFAELMATDYRQTKGRRGR; the protein is encoded by the coding sequence ATGGACGAGGAGTGTACGAACTGTCCGGCGCTCTGTGAGACGCGCACGCAGGTCGTCCACGGCTACGGCGACGTCGGCGCTGACTTCCTGTTCGTCGGCGAGCGCCCGACGGCGCGGGCGGACGAGACCGGCATCCCCTTCGCCGGCGAGGGTGGCAGCGACGGCGACGGCGGGTTGCGACGGATGCTCGAGCGGCTGGGCCTCTGTGACGTGACCGCGCCGGCCCAGGAACCCGAACTCGAGAACGTCTACCTGACGAACCTCACCCGCTGTCGGGACCCTGACCGGCAGCCGACCGACGAGGAGATCGGCAACTGCGAACCCTATCTCAGCGCCGAGATTCGGATGATCAACCCCGAGATCCTCGTTCCCGTCGGCGAGCGGGCGCTGACGGAACTCGGCGTCGAGTACACGACGACGCCGGTCGAGGATCTCGCGCTGCCCGACGATCACGCCGAACGGATTCGGGGTCGCGGGTTCGAACTCGTCCCCATGATCGAGCCGCGCGAGCAGACGGACGACCAGACCCAAGCGTGGCTCGAGGCCTTCGCGGAGCTGATGGCGACGGACTATCGGCAGACGAAGGGCCGGCGGGGACGATAG
- a CDS encoding translation initiation factor eIF-2B, translating into MIDETAEEIREMQTHSSSVVAVHAAQALEELVERDFATVEEYTRALERNGSVLRRANPSHASLQNAVREVVGDVTDADPDTVEAARRLTSEKIDEVVSRIESGKRLAAENAAEALEDGATILTHDYSSTVIQALEQATAAGKTFEVYVTEARPRYIGRKTARTLADLEGVETTLITDSAHGLYLEECDRVIVGMDCIVDDTLYNRVGTFPIAATAAQLDVPVTVLGSASKIVSEGFVFENEFRPGSEVMPEPADGFDVENPAYDATPVELLESVVTDEGRQEL; encoded by the coding sequence ATGATCGACGAGACGGCCGAGGAAATTCGGGAGATGCAGACGCACAGCTCCTCGGTGGTTGCGGTCCACGCGGCCCAGGCCCTCGAGGAGTTAGTCGAGCGGGACTTTGCCACCGTCGAGGAGTACACCCGTGCACTCGAGCGCAACGGCTCCGTGCTCCGGCGGGCGAACCCCTCTCACGCCTCGCTGCAAAACGCCGTGCGGGAGGTCGTCGGCGACGTGACCGACGCCGATCCCGACACCGTCGAGGCGGCCCGGCGGCTCACCAGCGAGAAGATCGACGAGGTCGTCTCGCGAATCGAGTCCGGCAAGCGGCTGGCGGCCGAAAACGCCGCCGAGGCCCTCGAGGACGGCGCGACGATCTTGACTCATGACTACTCTTCGACGGTAATCCAGGCCCTCGAGCAGGCGACTGCGGCCGGCAAGACGTTCGAGGTCTACGTCACCGAGGCCCGGCCGCGGTACATCGGACGCAAGACCGCCCGGACGCTCGCCGACCTCGAGGGCGTCGAGACGACACTGATCACCGACAGCGCCCACGGGCTCTACCTCGAGGAGTGTGACCGGGTCATCGTCGGCATGGACTGTATCGTCGACGACACGCTGTACAACCGCGTCGGGACGTTCCCGATCGCGGCGACGGCCGCCCAACTCGACGTACCGGTCACCGTCCTCGGCTCGGCCTCGAAGATCGTCAGCGAGGGGTTCGTCTTCGAGAACGAGTTCCGGCCGGGCAGCGAGGTCATGCCCGAGCCCGCCGACGGGTTCGACGTCGAGAACCCCGCCTACGACGCGACGCCGGTCGAACTGCTCGAGAGCGTCGTCACCGACGAAGGCCGGCAGGAACTGTAA
- a CDS encoding DUF5783 family protein, with the protein MTEFDPEKFEEKYVYYFEELEEAYSSAYQQLHGQYDSTVLKAIDRQVLSESEPFYEGNGEFRVELPENPQERVGAVADHEQFDAVLAELVDRIESELQRLFEFDGDA; encoded by the coding sequence ATGACCGAGTTCGACCCCGAGAAGTTCGAGGAGAAATACGTCTACTACTTCGAGGAACTCGAGGAGGCCTACTCGTCGGCCTACCAGCAACTCCACGGCCAATACGACTCGACGGTTCTCAAGGCGATCGACCGGCAGGTGCTGAGCGAGAGCGAGCCGTTCTACGAGGGGAACGGCGAGTTCCGCGTCGAACTCCCCGAGAACCCGCAGGAGCGAGTCGGTGCGGTGGCCGACCACGAGCAGTTCGATGCCGTCCTCGCGGAACTCGTCGACCGAATCGAGAGCGAGTTGCAGCGGCTATTCGAATTCGACGGCGACGCGTAA
- a CDS encoding Mrp/NBP35 family ATP-binding protein translates to MDEDAVRDHLRAVEDPELGDDIVSLGLVNDITVDGEQVDIDLALGAPYSPTESDIAAEVREVLTAEGLEPDLTASVPDRDDLTSEEQVLPNVKNVIAVASGKGGVGKSTVAVNLAAGLSQLGARVGLFDADVYGPNVPRMVDADEPPMATEDETLVPPEKYGVKLMSMAFLTGEDDPVIWRGPMVHKVITQLTEDVEWGHLDYLVVDLPPGTGDTQLTMLQTMPVTGAVIVTTPQDVALDDARKGLEMFAKHDTVVLGIAENMSTFACPDCGGEHDIFGSGGGEEFADEHELPFLGSIPLDPAVREGGDGGKPTVLKDADGTSDALRTITENVANNTGIVHRQGISQTRRSEAASPDR, encoded by the coding sequence ATGGACGAAGACGCCGTTCGCGACCATCTCCGTGCGGTCGAGGATCCGGAACTCGGCGACGATATCGTGTCGCTCGGGCTCGTCAACGACATCACCGTCGACGGCGAGCAGGTCGACATCGACCTCGCGCTGGGGGCTCCCTACTCGCCGACCGAGAGCGACATCGCCGCGGAGGTCCGCGAGGTCCTGACCGCCGAGGGCCTCGAGCCGGACCTGACCGCGAGCGTCCCCGATCGCGACGATCTGACCAGCGAGGAACAGGTGCTGCCGAACGTCAAGAACGTCATCGCCGTCGCCTCCGGGAAGGGCGGCGTCGGCAAGTCGACCGTTGCGGTCAACCTCGCGGCCGGCCTCTCGCAGCTCGGCGCGCGCGTCGGCCTCTTCGATGCCGACGTCTACGGGCCGAACGTCCCGCGGATGGTCGACGCCGACGAGCCGCCGATGGCGACGGAGGACGAAACCCTCGTTCCCCCCGAGAAGTACGGCGTGAAGCTGATGAGCATGGCCTTCCTCACCGGCGAGGACGACCCCGTCATCTGGCGCGGTCCGATGGTCCACAAAGTCATCACCCAGTTGACCGAGGACGTCGAGTGGGGCCATCTGGACTACCTCGTCGTCGACCTTCCGCCGGGGACCGGCGACACCCAGCTGACGATGCTCCAGACGATGCCCGTCACCGGCGCGGTCATCGTCACGACGCCACAGGACGTCGCGCTCGACGACGCCCGCAAGGGCCTCGAGATGTTCGCCAAACACGATACCGTCGTGCTCGGCATCGCCGAGAACATGTCGACGTTCGCCTGCCCCGACTGCGGCGGCGAACACGACATCTTCGGCTCCGGCGGCGGCGAGGAGTTCGCCGACGAACACGAACTGCCCTTCCTCGGCTCGATCCCGCTCGATCCGGCCGTCCGCGAGGGCGGCGACGGCGGCAAGCCGACGGTCCTCAAGGACGCGGACGGGACCAGCGACGCCCTGCGCACGATCACCGAGAACGTCGCCAACAACACCGGGATCGTCCACCGGCAAGGGATCTCCCAGACCCGGCGCAGCGAGGCCGCCTCGCCCGACCGATGA